From the genome of Clostridium sp. BNL1100, one region includes:
- a CDS encoding sensor histidine kinase encodes MKYLKHFMETVKSMFLNTSIRSKVLIIFMVFMLFYVIISAVIYVNVIKNETLSQVRQRSRETTELIRTNINTMIDNANNVSKMMTTSSLIRSYLESDKPSRSLSKSANEVMFNIHITFPNIDSIYLYDLHGSGLRTNKYLTVSSVEDVKKAPWFDELVKLNGGYKIAINAENTLKTYSGKNLVSVMRVLNDLDSLKPIGVLVLNISQDSISDVINETSENGGSSFIILDANNNPVIKNDGAYEMYNPYLGRILANEDIITINNKRLLVFKSDMPDTGWKIISCTSLSSKSPAIRTLNVLYVLFIGITIFLFIVASLFTANLITSPIKKLINSMQGVANGVFKRVSYNTGNDEIGELKNNYNLMIMEINNLIIKLLDEEKKKRKFELDVLNEQIKPHFLYNTLDNIAYLALSGNNQTVYEAVNALGSFCRISLSKGSEVISLENEVRQIQNYLLLQKLRYGEMISDEYDISPDTNQIKILKNILQPLVENSIYHGIRPSGEPGFIKTSAHINGSCLILSVEDNGIGMDEQEINSISDENLAGNQASFGLRGTIQRLKIHYGTDDIYMVESSKYSGTKITLKIPLEEGKDD; translated from the coding sequence ATGAAATATTTAAAGCATTTTATGGAAACAGTTAAAAGCATGTTTTTAAACACCTCTATAAGAAGCAAAGTGCTTATTATCTTTATGGTATTTATGCTTTTTTATGTAATAATCAGTGCGGTTATTTATGTCAATGTAATAAAAAACGAAACTCTAAGTCAGGTACGTCAGCGTTCCCGTGAGACAACGGAGCTTATACGTACAAATATTAACACAATGATTGATAACGCAAATAACGTTTCCAAAATGATGACTACAAGCTCACTTATTAGGTCATACCTTGAGTCGGATAAACCTTCTCGCAGCTTGTCTAAAAGTGCCAACGAGGTTATGTTTAACATTCACATAACCTTTCCGAATATTGATTCAATTTATCTTTACGATTTACATGGTTCAGGACTGAGAACCAATAAATACCTTACTGTTTCAAGTGTAGAAGATGTTAAAAAGGCACCGTGGTTTGATGAGCTTGTAAAGCTCAACGGCGGGTATAAAATAGCTATAAATGCTGAAAACACCCTAAAAACATATTCGGGTAAAAACCTTGTTTCCGTAATGAGAGTTTTAAATGACCTTGACAGTCTCAAGCCAATTGGAGTACTGGTATTGAACATATCACAGGACAGTATCTCAGACGTTATTAATGAAACCAGTGAAAATGGAGGTTCGTCCTTTATAATCCTGGATGCAAATAATAATCCGGTTATTAAAAACGATGGTGCCTATGAGATGTATAATCCATATCTTGGGAGAATACTGGCGAACGAGGATATAATAACCATTAACAACAAAAGATTACTGGTATTCAAGTCTGATATGCCTGATACAGGCTGGAAAATAATAAGCTGTACCAGTCTCTCTTCCAAGTCTCCTGCAATTCGGACACTGAACGTGCTGTATGTGTTGTTTATTGGAATTACTATCTTTTTATTTATAGTAGCTTCACTTTTTACCGCAAACCTTATAACCTCGCCCATTAAGAAGCTCATCAACTCAATGCAGGGTGTGGCAAATGGGGTTTTCAAAAGGGTAAGCTATAATACCGGAAACGATGAAATAGGTGAACTTAAAAACAATTACAATCTGATGATTATGGAAATAAACAATCTAATAATTAAGCTCTTAGATGAAGAAAAGAAAAAGCGTAAATTTGAACTGGATGTTCTGAATGAACAAATCAAGCCCCACTTTTTATATAATACTCTTGATAATATTGCTTACCTGGCATTATCCGGCAACAACCAAACAGTATATGAAGCAGTCAATGCTCTGGGAAGCTTTTGCAGGATCAGCCTCAGCAAGGGCTCAGAAGTTATCAGCCTAGAAAATGAAGTGCGTCAGATACAAAACTATCTGTTGCTTCAAAAGCTCCGGTATGGTGAGATGATTAGTGACGAGTACGATATTTCCCCGGATACAAACCAAATAAAAATACTCAAGAATATACTTCAGCCATTAGTCGAAAACAGTATATATCACGGTATCAGGCCCAGCGGTGAACCCGGGTTTATAAAAACATCAGCACATATTAATGGAAGTTGTCTCATATTGTCCGTTGAAGATAATGGTATTGGAATGGATGAACAGGAAATCAACAGTATTTCAGATGAAAATCTTGCAGGAAATCAAGCCAGTTTTGGGCTCAGAGGGACAATACAGCGTCTAAAGATACATTATGGCACCGATGATATATATATGGTAGAAAGCAGTAAGTATTCAGGTACTAAAATAACACTGAAAATTCCTTTAGAGGAGGGTAAAGATGATTGA
- the loaP gene encoding antiterminator LoaP, with product MYWYILFVKSGKEHRVQQYMNKIADIEMANPFIPLHEFLFKISGVVKRELKPLFPGYVFVESGMPGDEFLKKLNNRIHSSSDIVRILKYSDTEIEVRESEKQMLLDLCNNQHCIESSRGIIKGDRIHVINGPLKGKESIIKKINRHKKQALIEMEFMGDKRIVNVALEILEKIQ from the coding sequence ATGTACTGGTATATACTTTTTGTTAAATCTGGTAAAGAACATCGAGTGCAGCAATACATGAATAAAATTGCTGATATTGAAATGGCTAATCCATTTATTCCATTGCATGAATTTCTTTTTAAAATTTCAGGTGTGGTAAAGAGAGAATTAAAACCTTTATTCCCTGGGTATGTTTTTGTTGAGTCGGGGATGCCCGGGGATGAGTTCCTTAAAAAGCTGAACAATAGAATACATTCATCAAGTGACATAGTTAGAATATTAAAATATTCCGATACTGAAATAGAAGTCAGGGAATCTGAAAAACAAATGCTGCTTGACTTATGCAATAACCAACATTGCATCGAATCATCAAGGGGAATTATAAAGGGAGATAGAATACATGTAATAAATGGGCCTCTTAAGGGGAAGGAAAGTATAATAAAAAAAATTAACAGACATAAAAAGCAAGCTTTGATAGAGATGGAATTTATGGGAGACAAAAGAATTGTAAACGTAGCACTGGAAATCCTAGAAAAGATACAATAG
- a CDS encoding putative ABC transporter permease: protein MSSFYEFIIYLTIYSFIGWVCEVMYCSILSKRVVNRGFLAGPVCPVYGFGAMLVIYLLEPAQSSIPVIFLAGLALTSILEYITGWLLQVFFGTKWWDYSNKRFNLNGRVCLRNSVLFGIMCVVLVKVLHPAITHVVLLIPEIWVRVYGIALIAAYAIDMLFTVNTLVNLNERLKKLYEFTEDLKKHGDILEWFNERELFKSFEKLRLLAEEGKNELNVMFREKFEALSQKRGSGHRLIKAFPNMKSVKYEEQLNHLKDMLRQLREKAGGKH from the coding sequence ATGAGCAGTTTTTATGAATTCATTATCTATCTTACTATATACAGCTTCATAGGATGGGTCTGCGAGGTCATGTACTGCTCCATATTATCTAAACGGGTAGTAAACAGAGGTTTTCTTGCAGGCCCTGTTTGTCCTGTATACGGCTTTGGTGCTATGCTGGTAATCTATTTGCTGGAACCTGCTCAATCCAGTATACCCGTAATTTTTTTGGCAGGACTTGCACTTACCAGTATACTGGAGTACATAACGGGCTGGCTACTGCAGGTGTTCTTCGGTACAAAATGGTGGGACTATTCAAACAAAAGATTTAATCTCAACGGACGGGTATGCCTGAGAAATTCGGTTTTGTTCGGAATAATGTGCGTTGTACTGGTCAAGGTTCTGCATCCTGCAATAACCCATGTTGTTTTACTAATCCCTGAAATATGGGTAAGGGTATACGGGATAGCACTCATTGCAGCATATGCAATTGATATGCTATTTACTGTGAATACTCTGGTGAATCTCAATGAACGGCTTAAAAAGCTGTATGAATTTACTGAGGACTTGAAAAAGCATGGAGATATACTGGAATGGTTTAATGAGAGGGAACTATTTAAAAGCTTTGAAAAACTTCGGCTTTTAGCTGAGGAAGGCAAAAACGAGCTGAATGTAATGTTCAGAGAGAAGTTTGAGGCTCTTAGTCAGAAAAGAGGCAGCGGACACCGTTTAATTAAAGCCTTCCCTAATATGAAAAGTGTAAAATACGAGGAACAGCTTAACCACCTCAAAGATATGTTAAGGCAACTAAGGGAAAAGGCCGGAGGAAAGCATTAA
- a CDS encoding sugar ABC transporter permease has product MVDRVLGNKKAIVFFLFPALVVFIGLIIIPIVMSTYYSLQEWSGFGKGTFIGLQNYKGLLSDPIFVKAAVNSLILAVASVFIQLPISLLLALTLAKGVKFEKSLVTIYFIPVIISTVVIGQLWMKIYNPDYGILNLVLKAIGLGSFASEWLGDPKRALAATFIPIIWQYIGYHMLLMYAGIKSISTDVFEAAVIDGSSWWNTSMKITIPMLKPVLNVSVIFAVTGALKVFDLVYVLTGGGPAHASEVIGTYMVSTIFKGNQYGYGSAMAVFVILECFALSILVSLLFREKEEAK; this is encoded by the coding sequence TTGGTGGATAGAGTTTTAGGCAATAAGAAGGCAATAGTATTTTTCCTGTTTCCGGCTCTGGTTGTATTTATCGGATTAATAATAATACCTATCGTAATGTCAACGTACTACAGCTTGCAGGAATGGTCGGGATTTGGCAAAGGTACTTTTATAGGTCTGCAAAACTATAAAGGACTTCTTTCTGATCCAATATTCGTCAAAGCAGCAGTAAATTCATTAATTTTGGCAGTTGCATCAGTATTTATTCAGCTTCCGATTTCGTTGCTTTTAGCTCTGACACTTGCAAAAGGTGTTAAGTTTGAAAAGAGCTTAGTAACTATCTACTTTATACCGGTTATTATTTCTACAGTTGTTATCGGACAGCTATGGATGAAAATATATAACCCTGATTATGGAATTCTTAACTTAGTATTAAAGGCAATAGGTTTGGGGTCTTTTGCATCAGAATGGCTGGGTGATCCCAAAAGGGCGTTGGCTGCTACATTTATTCCTATAATATGGCAGTATATCGGATATCATATGCTCTTAATGTATGCAGGTATAAAATCTATTTCCACCGATGTTTTCGAAGCGGCAGTAATTGACGGATCTTCTTGGTGGAATACATCTATGAAAATAACAATACCGATGTTGAAGCCTGTATTGAATGTGTCAGTTATATTTGCTGTTACAGGCGCACTGAAAGTATTTGATCTTGTATATGTTTTGACAGGCGGAGGGCCTGCACACGCAAGTGAAGTAATAGGCACATATATGGTAAGTACAATATTTAAAGGTAACCAGTACGGATATGGTAGTGCAATGGCTGTATTTGTAATCCTTGAATGTTTTGCCTTATCCATTCTTGTAAGTCTATTGTTCAGAGAAAAGGAGGAAGCAAAATGA
- a CDS encoding response regulator codes for MIDKPLKVMIVDDESNTRDLLKMSINWNELGMEAVGDATSGLEALDMLDELTPDIVITDIQMPYMDGLTLSKNIKERHPDISIIILTAHDEFSYAQNAVSIGVSDFILKPINKDTIYEVLSKVGSSIRATRERLGRLELSHQYMQSNIMVFQNKVLNDLVLNRNFTFQPDELKMMDIRFDTDYNLYQVSLINVGIDKNKYTNLERQMLLENCRSYIRDLYFKSSLAYVFTDIQSNIVLLNNDKSISLSDVSEHASLYFREHFSAFVSCGIGLEVHSLDNVYKSYRQALNALNLGYITGEEIIYADSQMSDFDNATAFDQSSLTDNMKLAIKSGATSKALEITRKVLYNYTRENINNLDAVKIFSINMCNYIKELLSEMKIPFAGTFSLSGDFLLDIFKLEKYTDIELTILGIIEKATSLISEALNNKSKSIVDEIKNYIDENYNDNNLTLKVVADKFYINSSYLSRIFKKSTGITFSEYLTKIRIDNAKSILKEQDLKAYQLAQMIGIPDPNYFVKCFKKVAGISFAEYKLQKA; via the coding sequence ATGATTGATAAACCTTTGAAAGTTATGATAGTTGATGATGAAAGCAATACAAGGGATCTTTTAAAAATGTCCATTAACTGGAATGAGCTGGGGATGGAAGCTGTCGGTGATGCCACCAGCGGACTTGAAGCCCTTGACATGCTGGATGAGCTAACCCCTGACATTGTAATTACTGATATTCAGATGCCCTATATGGACGGATTAACCCTTAGTAAAAATATAAAGGAAAGGCATCCGGATATTTCTATTATTATTCTCACGGCACACGATGAGTTTTCTTATGCACAGAATGCGGTTTCCATAGGAGTATCCGACTTTATACTAAAGCCGATTAATAAAGATACCATATACGAAGTTCTTTCCAAGGTGGGAAGCAGTATAAGAGCAACCAGAGAACGTCTGGGAAGATTGGAACTGTCTCACCAATATATGCAAAGCAATATCATGGTTTTTCAGAACAAGGTTCTTAATGACCTTGTTTTAAACAGAAATTTTACCTTCCAGCCTGATGAACTTAAGATGATGGATATAAGGTTTGATACTGATTATAATTTGTATCAGGTTTCATTAATTAATGTAGGAATAGACAAAAACAAATATACCAATCTAGAAAGACAGATGCTTCTGGAAAACTGTCGCAGCTATATTAGGGACTTATATTTCAAAAGTAGCCTTGCCTATGTCTTTACAGACATTCAAAGTAATATAGTGTTACTGAATAATGATAAGTCAATTTCATTAAGCGATGTTTCCGAGCATGCCTCTCTTTATTTCAGAGAGCATTTTTCAGCCTTTGTATCCTGTGGTATAGGCCTTGAGGTACATTCCCTTGACAATGTGTATAAGTCCTACCGCCAAGCACTTAATGCGCTAAACCTTGGTTATATTACCGGAGAAGAAATAATTTATGCTGATTCCCAGATGAGTGATTTTGACAACGCTACGGCATTTGATCAAAGTTCTCTGACTGATAACATGAAGCTTGCAATAAAGTCCGGGGCAACATCTAAGGCTCTGGAAATTACCAGAAAGGTTTTATACAATTATACAAGGGAAAATATAAATAATCTTGACGCAGTAAAGATATTTTCAATAAATATGTGTAACTATATAAAAGAGCTTCTTTCAGAAATGAAGATTCCTTTTGCAGGAACATTTTCACTATCGGGTGACTTTTTGCTGGATATTTTCAAACTTGAAAAGTATACAGATATAGAATTAACTATTCTAGGTATAATAGAAAAAGCTACGTCCCTTATATCGGAAGCCCTGAACAACAAGAGCAAGTCTATTGTAGACGAAATAAAAAATTATATAGATGAAAACTATAACGATAATAACCTTACATTGAAGGTTGTTGCAGATAAATTTTATATTAATTCAAGCTACTTAAGCCGTATTTTTAAAAAAAGTACCGGCATTACCTTCTCAGAGTACCTGACAAAGATAAGGATAGATAATGCCAAATCAATACTAAAAGAACAGGATTTAAAGGCATATCAACTGGCACAAATGATTGGAATCCCTGACCCGAACTACTTTGTAAAGTGCTTTAAAAAAGTTGCAGGGATATCATTTGCCGAATATAAGCTTCAAAAGGCCTAG
- a CDS encoding glycoside hydrolase family 3 C-terminal domain-containing protein, whose product MEKPKYLDKSLSFKERAADLVSRMTLEEKASQLRYDAQPVERLGIPRYNWWNEALHGVARAGVATVFPQAIGMAAIFDDEFLEKIADVIATEGRAKYNENAKKGDRDIYKGITFWSPNVNIFRDPRWGRGHETYGEDPYLTSRLGVAFVKGLQGDGKYLKTAACAKHFAVHSGPEDDRHHFDAVVSQKDLYETYLPAFEALVKEAKVESVMGAYNRTNGEPCNGSKTLLKDILRDGWGFDGHVVSDCWAIKDFHEGHGVTKTPTESVALALKSGCDLNCGNMYLLILLALKEGRITEEDIDRAAIRLMTTRMRLGMFDDDCEFDKIPYELNDSVEHNKLSLEAAKKSMVLLKNDGLLPLDSKKIKNIAVIGPNADSSLALRANYSGTPSQNITILDGIRKRVSEDTRVWYSVGSHLFMNREEDLAQPDDRLKEAVSVAERSDVVVLCLGLDASVEGEQNDQGTVILDAGGDKADLNLPESQRNLLNAVLATGKPTIVALLSGSALSIGDAADKAAAIVQCWYPGSRGGLAFAEMIFGDYSPAGRLPVTFYKSTEELPPFADYSMENRTYKFMKGEALYPFGFGLSYTNFEYSNIVCPQNVNNGENLSVSVDVQNAGSVDSDEVVQVYIKDMDASVRVPKYSLCGFKRIHLKSGEKKTVTFEIDSNAMTIVDEAGKRYIENGEFTLYVGGSQPDKTSEILSGKKPLEVSFNVK is encoded by the coding sequence ATGGAAAAGCCAAAATATTTGGACAAAAGCCTTTCATTTAAAGAAAGAGCTGCCGATCTAGTTTCAAGAATGACTTTGGAAGAAAAAGCTTCACAACTTAGGTACGACGCACAACCTGTAGAAAGACTGGGAATTCCCAGATATAACTGGTGGAACGAAGCTTTACACGGAGTTGCAAGAGCAGGTGTTGCAACAGTATTTCCGCAAGCAATAGGAATGGCTGCAATATTTGATGATGAATTTCTAGAGAAAATTGCAGATGTTATTGCAACAGAAGGAAGAGCTAAATACAATGAGAACGCAAAAAAAGGTGACAGGGATATATACAAAGGTATAACCTTCTGGTCGCCTAATGTCAATATATTCAGGGACCCAAGGTGGGGACGTGGACATGAAACCTACGGAGAAGATCCATATCTGACTTCCAGACTGGGAGTTGCATTTGTAAAAGGCTTACAGGGTGATGGAAAGTACCTTAAAACAGCCGCTTGTGCAAAGCACTTTGCCGTTCACAGCGGACCGGAGGATGACAGACATCACTTTGATGCGGTTGTTTCACAAAAGGATCTGTACGAAACATACTTACCTGCTTTTGAAGCACTTGTAAAAGAAGCAAAAGTAGAATCAGTAATGGGAGCCTACAACAGAACCAACGGAGAACCCTGCAACGGAAGCAAAACCCTCTTGAAGGACATTTTAAGAGATGGATGGGGCTTCGACGGACACGTTGTTTCAGATTGCTGGGCAATAAAGGATTTCCATGAAGGACACGGAGTTACCAAAACACCAACTGAATCTGTGGCACTTGCATTAAAGAGTGGTTGTGACCTTAACTGCGGAAATATGTATCTTCTTATTCTCCTTGCACTTAAAGAAGGCAGAATTACTGAGGAGGATATTGACCGTGCAGCTATCAGACTTATGACAACCAGAATGAGGCTGGGTATGTTTGATGATGACTGTGAGTTCGATAAGATACCTTATGAATTAAATGACTCTGTAGAACACAACAAACTTTCACTTGAAGCTGCAAAAAAATCAATGGTATTACTTAAAAATGACGGGTTATTGCCATTGGACAGCAAAAAGATTAAAAATATAGCTGTTATCGGGCCAAACGCAGACAGTAGTTTAGCACTAAGGGCCAACTACAGCGGAACTCCATCTCAAAATATCACTATCCTTGACGGTATCCGCAAAAGGGTTTCCGAGGATACAAGAGTATGGTATTCGGTGGGCAGTCACCTTTTCATGAACAGAGAAGAGGATCTTGCACAGCCTGATGACAGACTGAAAGAGGCTGTTTCTGTGGCAGAGAGAAGTGATGTAGTTGTTTTGTGTCTTGGACTTGACGCTTCAGTAGAAGGGGAACAGAACGACCAGGGTACCGTAATACTGGATGCAGGAGGCGACAAGGCTGATCTAAATCTGCCTGAATCCCAGAGAAACCTGCTTAATGCGGTTCTTGCAACAGGCAAGCCTACAATTGTAGCATTGCTCTCAGGAAGTGCATTGTCAATCGGAGACGCAGCCGACAAGGCAGCAGCCATAGTTCAGTGCTGGTATCCGGGTTCAAGAGGCGGTCTTGCATTTGCGGAAATGATATTCGGAGATTACTCTCCTGCCGGAAGACTTCCTGTTACCTTCTATAAATCAACAGAAGAGCTCCCTCCATTTGCAGACTACTCAATGGAAAACAGAACATACAAGTTCATGAAGGGCGAAGCATTGTATCCTTTCGGATTCGGCTTATCCTATACAAATTTTGAATACTCCAATATAGTGTGTCCTCAGAATGTAAATAATGGAGAGAACCTGTCTGTATCAGTGGATGTTCAGAATGCAGGAAGTGTTGATTCAGATGAAGTTGTACAGGTATATATAAAGGATATGGACGCATCAGTAAGAGTTCCTAAGTACAGTCTTTGCGGCTTTAAACGAATACACTTGAAGAGCGGTGAAAAAAAGACCGTGACTTTTGAAATAGATTCAAATGCAATGACCATAGTTGACGAAGCAGGAAAACGTTATATTGAGAATGGTGAATTCACATTATATGTCGGCGGATCACAACCTGACAAAACAAGTGAAATATTATCAGGCAAGAAGCCATTGGAGGTATCATTCAACGTTAAGTAG
- a CDS encoding extracellular solute-binding protein, whose translation MNKMSVAKRGAAFILAGALTVGIVACGKNTTGNNATGTTNNAGGNNAKNVELKFSHIWGSAADPFTPAAKKVIDDYQTANPNVKIKVDTNENEAYKTKIKAMAAANELPDIFSTWGGGFSEPFVKSNSVVALDVTEDMKNKLVNGALTNVTYDGKVYGLPFFLSCGALFINTELFDKNGVKAPTTWEELLTAVKTFKSKGITPMAVSGKDKWTIAMYFDVMALRAAGPEKVTKTLTKQGSFKDPEFLNAANRFKELIDAGAFSKGAAGVSNDEAEVPFFEGKIPMMFKGSWTAGKAGSKDSKVAGKIKAISFPSIPGGLGNPKQFTGGAVDAVMVSANSKNKEEALKFQKYFAENMSKESYLSGASMPAWKTDVDTSKLNPSLVDVVNLTKDAESFTIWWDTLLAGKDTETYLNSLQELFMGSKTPQQFVDSLQTIYGK comes from the coding sequence ATGAACAAAATGTCAGTGGCAAAAAGAGGAGCAGCATTTATACTGGCGGGAGCATTAACAGTCGGAATAGTGGCATGCGGCAAAAATACAACAGGTAACAATGCCACAGGAACAACTAATAATGCAGGTGGAAATAATGCTAAAAATGTTGAACTGAAATTCAGCCATATTTGGGGATCAGCAGCAGACCCGTTTACACCCGCGGCTAAGAAAGTTATCGATGACTATCAGACTGCAAACCCAAATGTAAAGATCAAGGTTGATACTAATGAAAATGAAGCATATAAAACAAAGATCAAAGCAATGGCGGCAGCAAATGAGCTTCCTGATATTTTTTCTACATGGGGCGGCGGTTTCTCAGAGCCATTTGTTAAGTCAAATTCAGTAGTAGCCCTTGATGTGACCGAAGATATGAAAAATAAGCTTGTTAACGGTGCATTAACCAATGTGACTTATGATGGAAAGGTTTACGGATTACCATTCTTCCTGTCTTGTGGAGCATTGTTTATAAATACAGAGCTTTTTGACAAAAATGGTGTCAAGGCTCCTACTACCTGGGAAGAACTTCTTACAGCTGTAAAGACCTTCAAGTCCAAAGGAATAACTCCTATGGCTGTGTCAGGTAAGGACAAATGGACAATAGCAATGTACTTTGATGTAATGGCATTAAGAGCTGCAGGGCCTGAAAAGGTAACAAAAACTCTCACAAAGCAAGGCTCATTCAAGGATCCCGAATTCCTGAATGCAGCTAACAGATTTAAAGAGTTAATTGATGCAGGAGCATTCTCAAAGGGTGCTGCCGGAGTATCAAATGATGAAGCTGAAGTTCCATTCTTTGAAGGAAAGATACCAATGATGTTTAAAGGTAGCTGGACTGCAGGAAAAGCGGGCTCAAAAGATTCAAAAGTTGCAGGAAAAATCAAGGCTATATCCTTCCCGTCAATACCGGGCGGTCTTGGAAATCCAAAGCAGTTTACAGGTGGAGCTGTTGACGCTGTAATGGTAAGTGCAAATTCAAAGAACAAAGAAGAAGCACTTAAGTTCCAGAAGTACTTTGCTGAAAATATGTCAAAAGAATCATATCTTTCAGGAGCTTCAATGCCAGCATGGAAAACAGATGTTGACACAAGCAAGCTGAATCCTTCACTTGTTGATGTCGTTAATCTTACCAAAGATGCTGAATCATTTACAATCTGGTGGGATACACTCCTTGCCGGTAAAGATACAGAAACCTACCTGAATTCTTTACAGGAATTGTTTATGGGTTCAAAAACTCCTCAACAGTTTGTTGACAGTTTACAAACAATTTATGGTAAATAA
- a CDS encoding carbohydrate ABC transporter permease, with product MSDIVQDRSSGFSISKILMYAALFIVAVIQLFPLYWMFSFSLKDNSEIFGGNPIGLPAKWLWSNYSNALLQGNVGRYFMNSVVVTAATIILTSIIAVMASYALTRMVFKLRKPLNSFFVLGLTVPLHSALLPIFIMLRNLKMVNSYWALIVPYTAFAIPMALLIFSGFMSSIPREMEEAACIDGCSIYKIFFSIILPLMRPAIATVTIFTFLQAWNELMYAVVFISDAKYKTLTVGIQSLAGQYTTEWGPIGAGLMVATIPTLIIYAIMSKKVQDSLVVGAVKG from the coding sequence ATGAGTGACATAGTTCAGGATAGAAGTTCCGGATTTTCCATATCGAAAATCCTTATGTACGCTGCACTTTTCATAGTAGCGGTCATTCAGCTGTTTCCTCTATATTGGATGTTCTCTTTCTCATTAAAAGATAATTCTGAAATTTTCGGGGGAAACCCAATAGGACTTCCGGCAAAATGGCTGTGGTCAAACTACAGCAATGCTTTATTGCAAGGGAATGTAGGAAGATATTTCATGAACAGTGTAGTTGTAACGGCAGCAACAATTATACTTACAAGTATAATTGCGGTCATGGCTTCATATGCATTGACCAGAATGGTATTTAAGCTGAGAAAACCCTTAAATTCATTCTTTGTACTTGGATTGACAGTTCCTCTTCATTCGGCACTTCTTCCTATATTTATAATGCTGAGAAACTTAAAGATGGTTAACTCCTACTGGGCACTGATAGTTCCGTATACTGCATTTGCAATACCGATGGCATTACTGATTTTCTCAGGATTTATGAGTTCTATTCCTAGAGAAATGGAAGAGGCTGCATGTATTGACGGCTGTAGCATTTATAAAATATTTTTCTCAATCATACTTCCGCTTATGAGGCCGGCAATTGCAACAGTTACAATCTTTACATTCCTTCAGGCATGGAATGAGCTGATGTATGCGGTAGTGTTTATTAGCGATGCAAAATACAAGACACTAACTGTCGGTATCCAGTCTCTGGCGGGACAATATACAACGGAGTGGGGACCGATAGGTGCAGGTTTGATGGTCGCCACTATCCCAACTCTTATTATATATGCGATAATGAGTAAAAAAGTTCAGGATAGTCTTGTTGTTGGAGCAGTAAAAGGCTAA